GCACGAGAAAAATGCAGAGGGTATCTTCAATTAAAACTACCCAAATTGGCAAACCGCGCAGACGAAAGAACCAACCAACTAAAACTAATTGTAAGAGAAAGGCAAATAACCCTCCGACTAAACCAATTAACCAGATTGGTCCAATTTCTACATGAGTAAGTTTGGCAACTGCAATGCTGATTATTGAACCAACCACAGGACTACATAAAAGCTGAACTACTTGCAAGACACGCTGACCGAGCAATTTTTTTGAGCCAATTAATTCAAATAATGACCAACTGGTAAGGATACTAATTACAACTGGGGGCTCGATACTCGCTAAAATTGGTACGTCTGACCATAATCTCTCACTTTGGAGAAAGCCAATAATGAGTAGAGGTAGAGCTATCCTCATTCCTGCGGCGGCAGAAGCTGAGAGAATTGATAAAAGAGCGACGATCATGACGGTTACTAAAGGAAATGGTGAAGTAAAAGGAAAAACAAGTGCGAGAAATCGTTAACAAGTTTTAGTTAGAGCTAAGTAGGTTGAGTTTCCTAACTTTAGCCTTACTCTTAGTATAAAAATCTTTAGGAAAAAATAATTACCGAGTAAGTAAGTAATAATTTTGTCAAACTGATACTCCTGATACCTGTATTCCTGCTTACTACTAGCTTTCCCAGTAATTAGTAATCAGTTATCAGTCATGATTGGAGACAAGGAGGAGGGGGGAGACAAGGGGGACTTCAGTGAACAGTGAACAGTGAACAGTTAGTGGTGGAAACTGGGAGACAAGGAGGAATTGGTAACTGGTAACTGCTAACTGGTAACTGCTAACTGCTAACTGGTAACTGCTAACTGCTAACTGGTAACTGCTAACTGATAACTGCTAACTGCTAACTGATAACTGTTCACTGATAACTGAACCCAGTCCCCAGTCCCCAGTCCCCAATCCCCGATCGCCATTTTTTTGGATTTTTGTAACAATTTATACGGTTTGCCAAAAATTAGCTTAGATTAAAGATAAGTAAGTAAGTGTAAAGATTTGAGAGAGGAAAGCGAAGAAGTTTGAAGGCAAAAGCCTTGAACCTCTGACCTCGAAAAAAGTTAGCGCTGGGATGAAATAACTTGTATCGCTGCCCCAAGAATGAGATAGGTGCAATAATTGTCAGCGATCGCGTCTTTTCTTCCTCGGGCAATTATCTTTTCATTAAAATGCAAACAAACTTATCAAAGGCGCGATCGCCTGATACAAAAGGAGAGATAGGGGAATGTCTGAATCGCTATTTGCCGATGCTAGCAAACGGTTAGCTAATGCGATTAAATATGTTTCGATTTCCGAAGATGCTTTGGAACATCTGAAATACCCGAAAGCGAGTTTAAATGTTTCGATACCTGTACGGATGGATGATGGTTCTTTGAGAGTTTTTCAAGGGTATCGAGTGCGCTACGATGATACCAGGGGACCGGGTAAAGGTGGTGTGCGCTATCATCCGAATGTGTCAATGGATGAAGTGCAATCTTTAGCTTTTTGGATGACGTTCAAATGTGCCTTATTAAATCTGCCTTTTGGGGGTGCAAAAGGCGGAATTGCCTTGAATCCGAAAGAATTATCTCGACAAGAATTAGAAAGATTGAGTCGCAATTACATTGAAGCGATCGCGGATTTTATCGGTCCAGATGTCGATATTCTCGCACCTGACGTTTACACCAACGCCACAATAATGGGTTGGATGATGGATCAATATAGCATCATCAAACGGCAAATTTGTCCGGCGGTAGTTACAGGTAAACCTTTAACAATGGGCGGAAGTCAAGGTAGGGAAAGTGCGACGGCAATGGGCGCATATTATGTAATTAAGGCAATTTTACCAAGATTCGAGCAGTTACCAGAAAATACCACCGTTGCCGTTCAAGGATTTGGTAATGTCGGTGCGATTATCGCAGATTTACTTCAGCAAGCAGGTTATCAAGTCGTGGCTGTCAGCGATTCCCAAGGAGGAGTTTATCACGAAAAAGGCTTAGATATTCCCAGTATTCGCCAACACAAACAAGAACACAAAACCCTCA
This portion of the Oscillatoria salina IIICB1 genome encodes:
- a CDS encoding DUF4126 domain-containing protein, which translates into the protein MVALLSILSASAAAGMRIALPLLIIGFLQSERLWSDVPILASIEPPVVISILTSWSLFELIGSKKLLGQRVLQVVQLLCSPVVGSIISIAVAKLTHVEIGPIWLIGLVGGLFAFLLQLVLVGWFFRLRGLPIWVVLIEDTLCIFLVLFAFNAPQEGGLIAMLLLWLAVRSSQHWQQWYRESRRLALKPSGLNYD
- a CDS encoding Glu/Leu/Phe/Val family dehydrogenase, whose protein sequence is MSESLFADASKRLANAIKYVSISEDALEHLKYPKASLNVSIPVRMDDGSLRVFQGYRVRYDDTRGPGKGGVRYHPNVSMDEVQSLAFWMTFKCALLNLPFGGAKGGIALNPKELSRQELERLSRNYIEAIADFIGPDVDILAPDVYTNATIMGWMMDQYSIIKRQICPAVVTGKPLTMGGSQGRESATAMGAYYVIKAILPRFEQLPENTTVAVQGFGNVGAIIADLLQQAGYQVVAVSDSQGGVYHEKGLDIPSIRQHKQEHKTLKGIYCQDSVCDTISGETLTNAELLALDVDVLIPAALENQITEANAAEIKAKYIFEVANGPVTSAADKILAEKGTYVFPDILVNAGGVTVSYFEWVQNRSGLYWTLAEVNQRLQEKMETETRETWAIAQDLAVSMRTAAYIHALNRLGEALDAKGTRDYYVNGLVH